The Eriocheir sinensis breed Jianghai 21 chromosome 13, ASM2467909v1, whole genome shotgun sequence region CATATGAAACTCTTAAGAATAATTCAGTCACTCTACAGTTTAAACAATACCATTAAAGTCATCACCCCATTATCATCTGCAAACTAGCTTTGGGAGAAAAAACATTTATCCAAGATATGTAAACCATGAATGCACATCTGTATTCCCTTTCTTAAATGAGCTGACATGGCTCCTAAAATGCCTGTAACACTTGCTAAAACCTACTGTCTTAGCAAGATACAATATGGTATCACTGATTACAATCATGACAATGTTGCCACTTAACAAATTACTGTCTACAATAATTAACCATCAAACAAATTTACTATTCTgtacagttaaaaaaaaattgagaaaaatctTTCAGGCAGTAGAAGGTAATATGACATGTGGAGACGTTTCACGAACCAGCGTTTCCAAATCCACAGAATGTGTCTGTATGTTGTGCATGTCATCTTGTGCCACTTTATTGAATGTCTTCAGCTGTACTGGTCCCATCTCATGGACGGTGATAGCAAAGGCTGCCATCCAGTCATAGCACTCCTTTAGGTCCTCTAAAGAGTAGCCGGATACACTGGTGGCCAACTGAGGTGTCATGATGTGACACATGGCCGTGGCTGCTATCAtactggaggtgaaggagaggctgGAAATTTCTAGGGTACAAAGGTCCAGTAATCTTGCCACCTGTAACAGAAAAAGAGCGTGCCTTAGACAATGCGTTCCTCCAATAAAATATCAACTATATATCAAGACTCAcagcatagatgggaaagttttgaactggattaggGCTTGGCtaagtggtaggaagcagagtgcaaatcaatggtaaaaagtcTGAAtagggcagtgttacgagtggagtcccacaggggtcggtgctgggatcactgctttttattatttatatcaatgatttggacacaagaattagtagtgatgtcagtaagttcacagatgataccaagatcggtagagtaatcccatcagaccaggacgctagcaTTCTcagggatgagcttgacagactatgtgagtgggcggggaagtggcagatggaattcaatgtcgggaagtgtagtattctgagtataggtaggaataacccctctcACAATTACTCCtcaaatgacactcctctaagcaggtctagaTTTGAGAGACTTgggagtcttagtgagcgctgacctcaaTGCATTTaggctaaaaatcgtgcaaacagggtactgggtttcatctcaaggagcactgaagtcatcctcaaactttacttagcactagttagacatcatctcgattatgtggttcGGTTCTgatcaccctactatagaatgaatatcaagatgttagaatcagtacagaggaggatgacagatGATTCAGGGGGTAAGAAACTTGTCTCatgaggacagactgaagcatttaaatctacactctctagaaaggtgaaggttgcgaggagacctgatcgaagtctataaatggatgaagggcttcaataaaggggatgtcaatagggttttggttgtaaaagaaccaagtaggacatgtagcaatggttttaagttagataaattcagattcaacaaagatgaaggcaagaattggttgatcaatagagtggtggatgaatggaacaggcttagcagccatgttgtgggtgccaataccaaagatacattcaaaaagaggttggataaagtcatggacaGTGAGGTacggtggggttaggattacagaagctaccttgtataggccaaccagcctcttgcagactccttacattcttatgttctaaaATGGTTGAGAGTATAAATGGACTACTCTTCCAGAACATGaaggtaacaaaaaaatatataaatttacactctTCAACTATCTACAAAATTCCAAATATCAATATTCTGTAATCAAACAGCAGTGTGGCCACAAGTCTTAAAGCAACAATAACCTGTCTACTCATCAAAAAacaatgaggaaagaaggggaatggagggcaTCAGATAATGCTTAGTTAATTTCAAACACTTTTCTGCTACAAATTTATAGATATTCTAAAACTGAGGCAATGTAACAATATACAAATATGTATCTGGAATGCTTGCAAAAGGAAACAGTAGTTCAATTCATAGCTACCTAGAGTACCTGTTAAACAGTCATATCCACCAGCCACACGCACCTGCACGAAGGTTAGTGGAGAGTACCGAGGGAAGACAAAACCGTGGTCatcgtcctccttcccctccatggcATCTGGCTGAGCCAGGTCATGTGCCAGCTGGATGTAGGTGCTGAGCCAGTTGTTGGATGTGATGGGTGACAAGTCCCAGTTCAGTTTCTGTAAGATTCAAAGTaggaaaacacattaaataaataaataaatggtgtGTATGCATAAACTTAAAATTAAAAGTAAGAGCTAGGTTCTCACATTTGCACCAAACATGTCACAGGATACCAGTGCAATAATCGTAAACTGCTACTGGGCTGTGGCGAGCTATTCTTGTGGTGCGGCAATATTTAAAAACAGGTCGTGATTACAGTATCGATAAAGAAAACATTCCAGTGTCTTAGGAAGATGACACGGCATCTACTTGCAAAATAAAGGTGTAGTCTCTTTGTTTTTGTAGAATTGCTTTCCAAAGTTGTAATTTGGAGCGAATGGAAGCTCCTCTgtcagtgaggaagggaggggaaggggatagggTGGGATGGATGGGGGGAGTCGTTGCCATGGAAACAGCAGCATTGTCAATGCCAGCAACAAGTGGCAGAGTGGTAATACATGTCATGTAAACTCGTGTGTGCAGTGCTTGCCTCACTGTCTCCCATGAGTGACGGTGAGCGACTGCGGGTGGCTGGGCTGAGCAGCGTGTGACTCAGTgttatcaacaataataatacatgTCATGTAAACTCGTATGTGCAGTGCTTGCCTCACTGTCTCCCATGAGTGACGGTGAGCGACTGCGGGTGGCTGGGCTGAGCAGCGTGTGACTCAGTGTTATCAACGTACAGAACAcctcccttcccactctttcttaattccttacaaattgttatttttttttatcttctgcttctttttatgcCTGAACTTTGATGTCATTGTGTTTATAACTATATTTAAAATGTAACAGAGAAGAGACAGTGAGTAGGAGCGTAAATTCAGTGACTCAATAGGCTTCCCATACAAATGTCTTTATCACTCTGACAGATGACAAACTAATGACAGGATCTGCATGagtaagatgaaaaatgaaacatgAGACGCTATGCTaactaggaaaaaaaagattCGAGGGTGTACAAGGCTCAGAAAATTTATAGAAGCAATGTAAATATCACGCTTCCAAGAAGCGTACAGCTTGTACCCAAAGAAGCCGCCTGAGAGGCGTACAGCTTGTACCCGAAGAAGCCGCCTGAGAGGCGTACAGCTGTTTGCGGGTTAAGTAATCCCTCAACTTCACTGCCATGAGCAAAGCAGTATTGACAGATAACCACTGGCACACATACTTTTCAACTAATTTAAAGAGTATCAAGAATACTTTTCAACTAATTTAAAGAGTATCAAGAAAAGACTGGATGCTACCCATGAAAGTATAAAGATGCTCTGCCTCTCCAGAGTCGGTGACACACTTACCTTTAATATGACTAGTTCCTTCTCCAAGATTTCATTTTCCAAGCAAGCTCCATCAGTTACATAGGCAAACTCGGATAAATTTCTTGGGTAAATCTCTTCTATCTTTGCAGAGATGAATAAACATGTTATACCTGGAAAAGTTCAATCATAATATAATAGGAAATTTATTTGGAGCTGCAAAATGCACATCTATGCTTTAACACTTAGTTTTTTAGGAACTTATAGAGCATATGAAGATTTTCCTCTCATGTTCATGTCcagcttttttttactattattattattataagatgTAAAATTGCATTAGACAGAGAATGTTTCAGAACTTATGTATAACCAAGCTCCTCCCATTCATCTAGTAGCCTTGAAGTATCATGAaactttatttattcttattcaaaAAATTTCATGCATGTCTCAGTGGTATTGTAAATAGCTGCATTCACACTCACCTATAAGTTGGAGTTGTTGCTTCGGTACATCCTCCGTGCAGGCCAAGTAGCGGTCAATGTAATCAGTAGCCAAGTAATAGGACTCCCGGTGGAAATTAAATACTTCACAGACCTGTCGAGAGAAGAGCCTTGTTACAGGGTGAGGAACAATATATAAACACTTTCATCTTAATGGGAAAACTGGTGCTATCCTAATACAGTTAAATCCCTGAAATGATGACAAAGGAGAGGTAGATTAATAaaactttacttttattttaattAAAAAGTCTAATACTCTCAAGAATATTAGATGATTATTCAAACATAAGCCACCAAAAAATAAGCTACCCATTGAACTGTTAATCACTGATAAATGGTCAGTCACCTCAGTTAGCCAGTCTAAGAGGATGGCTCTCATGCGTGCCTGGAGGGAGGGGTGTTTGGAGAGGTAATTGGGGCAGCGTGGGTACATCTTGTCTTTTCTGCACATGAGTGCCCACACCTGCCCCTGGTCAGCCCATCCCAACTTTGGTAGAGGCAGTTTTCGAGTTAACTGAGGCATTGGTATGCATGTCAACACTCGGAACCTGTTTAAGTCAATAATCATGCATTAGTGATTTCTTTTCTGCACAGAAACTAAGAGGCTAACTATGAAGGACTACATGAGAAATGTCTCAGAATTGTGCAATttaaaaaaagtttattttaCCTAATACAGTATCAAGAATTGACACTTTTGCTGCATTAAAATACAACTCATATTATTCATATAACAAGAGAATTTACATTACATCATAAGGTAAGTAAAAACATGAACTTTGCTTACAATATCTGCTCCTCAGCTCAgcatgggagaaaaaaaaatatatgttcattTATTTAATCTAAACTGATCATATGCTTTACACAACTGGACACAGAATAAATGAGACATACTTTAACCAGTTTTCAGGGACAGCCCCCTCAGAGGTTGATGATCGCTCCTTGTCAACATTGAGACTGGAGGTGACATCTCCCAGGGGCTCTGGCTGTGAGGTGAGGCAAAGCATTGTGTCAAGGAAACTGTCAGCTGCCAGGAATATTCTCCAAAGATTATAAACAGCACCCAAGCAGTAAGTCAATATTCCTTTTCAGAACAACAATAATGGACTCACCATGTCTGATGGATCCACCCGAGGATGTTTCACTTGACGATCATCTTCATTCTCTGactgctttctttttctgcttcttagaATTGCTGGCTTTGTTCTTGAGGTAAGGGAACCATTTTTCAACCTGAAAATTTAACACATGTATTTCTTTATCTTCACTCATATATATCTCTTAGGCTATACTATCCATGATTCAGCACTACTGGAGGGGAGTTTACTATTTGAAAAGGCTACATCCACCATACAGGATGAGAAGGCTTTCGGTAGTAACCACTAACATAATACAGGGAAAGGTTATTTAATTGCAGAACAAACATGGTAAGCAGACATTTGTTAAAAAAAGCTATGCATGTGTGGACCACTCACATCTGTAACATACTAATATGATTATTCTTCAATCTTCATTATGTACAGCAGATGAGCTACCCATGAGAAGTGTTGAAGCCTTGGCTATCACTGCAACATGAAGCAACTCATTGATCCACCCAAGAGAAGTGTTGGAGTCTTGGCTATCACTACAACATGAAACAACTCACTGAGCCACACATGAGATGTGTTGGAGCCTTGGCTATCACTACAACATGAAGCACCTCATTGATCCACCCATGAGAAGTGTTTGAGTCTTGGGTAACACTAAAACATGAAGCAACTCACTGAGCCACCCAAGAGAAGTGTTGGAGTCTTGGCTATCACTAGGCTACAACATGAAGCAACTCACTGAGCCACCCAAGAGAAGTGTTGGAGCCTTGGCTAATACTACAACATGAAGCAAATCACTGAGCCACCCATGAGATGTGTTGGAGCCTTGGGTAACACTACAACATGAAGCAACTCACTGAGACACCCATGAGATGTGTTGGAGCCTTGGGTAATACTACAACATGAAGCAACTCATTGAGCCACCCAAGAGAAGTGTTGGAGGCTTGGCTAATACTACAAAATGAAGCAACTTAGTGAGCCACCCATGAGAAGTGTTGGAGCCTTGGCTGTCACTACAACATGGAGCAACTCACTGAACCACCCATGAGAAGTGTTGGAGCCTTGGGTAATACTACAACATGGAGCAACTCATTGAGCCACCCAAGAGAAGTGTTAGAACCTTGGCTATCACTCCAACATGGAGCAACTCAATGAGCCACCCATGAGAAGTGTTGGAGTCTTGGCTAATACTACAACATGGAGCAACTCACTGATCCACCCAAGAGAAGTGTTGTAGCCTTGGCTATCACTCCAACATGGAGCAACTCACTGATCCACCCAAGAGAAGTGTTGTAGCCTTGGCTATCACTCCAACATGGAGCAACTCACTGATCCACCCAAGAGAAGTTTTAGAACCTTGGCCATCACTCCAACATGGAGCAACTCACTGATCCACCCAAGAGAAGTGTTGTAGCCTTGGCTATCACTCCAACATGGAGCAACTCACTGAACCACCCAAGAGAAGTTTTAGAACCTTGGCTATCACTCCAACATGGAGCAACTCACTGATCCACCCAAGAGAAGTGTTGTAGCCTTGGCTATCACTCCAACATGGAGCAACTCACTGATCCACCCAAGAGAAGTGTTGTAGCCTTGGCTATCACTCCAACATGGAGCAACTCATTGAACCACCCAAGAGAAGTGTTGTAGCCTTGACTATCACTCCAACATGGAGCAACTCACTGAGCCACCCAAGAGAAGTGTTAGAACCTTGGCTATCACTACAACATGGAGCAACTCACTGATCCACCCAAGAGAAGTGTTAGAACCTTGGCTATCACTACAACATGGAGCAACTCATTGAACCACCCAAGAGAAGTGTTAGAACCTTGGCTATCACTCCAACATGGAGCATCTCACTGATCCACCCAAGAGAAGTGTTATATCCTTGGCTATCACTACAACATGGAGCAACTCATTGAACCACCCAAGAGAAATGTTAGAACCTTGGCTATCACTCCAACATGGAGCAACTCACTGATCCACCCAAGAGAAGTGTTGTAGCCTTGGCTATCACTCCAACATGGAGCAACTCACTGAGCCACCCAAGAGAAGTGTTAGAACCTTGGCTATCACTACAACATGGAGCAACTCATTGAACCACCCAAGAGAAGTGTTGTAGCCTTGGCTATCACTCCAACATGGAGCAACTCACTGAGCCACCCAAGAGAAGTGTTAGAACCTTGGCTATCACTACAACATGGAGCAACTCATTGAACCACCCAAGAGAAGTGTTAGAACCTTGGCTATCACTACAACATGGAGCAACTCACTGATCCACCCAAGAGAAGTGTTAGAACCTTGGCTATCACTACAACATGGAGCAACTCACTGATCCACCCAAGAGAAGTGTTGTAGCCTTGGCTATCACTACAACATGGAGCAACTCATTGAACCACCCAAGAGAAGTGTTGTAGCCTTGACTATCACTCCAACATGGAGCAACTCACTGAGCCACCCAAGAGAAGTGTTAGAACCTTGGCTATCACTACAACATGGAGCAACTCATTGAACCACCCAAGAGAAGTGTTAGAACCTTGGCTATCACTACAACATGGAGCAACTCATTGAACCACCCAAGAGAAGTGTTGTAGCCTTGGCTATCACTCCAACATGGAGCAACTCACTGATCCACCCAAGAGAAGTGTTGTAGCCTTGGCTATCACTCCAACATGGAGCAACTCACTGATCCACCCAAGAGAAGTGTTGTAGCCTTGGCTATCACTCCAACATGGAGCAACTCATTGAAGCACCCAAGAGAAGTGTTAGAACCTTGGCTATCACTCCAACATGGAGCAACTCACTGAGCCACCCAAGAGAAGTGTTGTAGCCTTGGCTACCACTCCAACATGAAGCAACTCACTGAGCCACCCATGAGAAGTGTTGGAGCCTTGGGTAACACTACAACATGGAGCAACTCACTGAGCCATCCATGAGAAGTGTCGGAGCCTTGGCTATCACTACAACATGGAGCAACTCAGACCTGTCACTCCAGTGCACTATACCAAAGTGCTGCCAGCAGTAAATATTATAATCAGTGTGCTTTTAAACATCTTTCCATGTTAAACAAAGAGCTAAGCAGGATCATACAACTTTGAGGCCCACATGCACATTAGCTGTTGTGCATGAATTAGGCAATAAACCAATGGAAAACAATCTTTACATAAGTAGAATAACTTACTTATTTTCAATCATTTTGAAACAACTAAAATATCTGACCTTGGGCTTTTCCAAATAGTGAAATAGCACATACAATATATTTTGCCAAACATTCACAATGGTCCTGAGATATTCACTTTTTACTGAATGTTAGTATAAATCAGTGTAGTGATCCacaataccagaaaaaaaagaaaaaaaatactgggcTCCCAACTTGTCCATATCAAGATTGGTGAACACATGCATCCCCCTAACACAACACATACTACACCTATTTGCCTCAAGGAGCATTTAGAGCACCTACACCAACACAGAGTGGATACTCTTTACCCATCATTTTACACACATCCAAGACCATCCTAAAGCCAGGCATGCTAATTACAATAGTCGATGCATCTCTTTCTCAAGTACTGAAGACATCCCAGCATCTACAGGAGTGGTTACATCACCCAACTTCTAACATATATCTGGTGCATCCTTGAGGCACTTATAGGATTAACACTAACAGGGGTGGGCATACCTTAACTTCACCTGTCCACATTTACACAGCCCATTCATAAAAAGTTTCAAGGTATTTACACTAAACAAGGATAGTGACAAATTACTCCTCTTATTCACCTACTCGACACAAGAAACAGTATGCCTCAACTTACCTTCGCTGGACCTGAGACATGGGGCTTTGTGGTGGTGTGCTGGCGTGAAGATCTACTGCTTACAGGGCCTGACAGGAAAACACAATTAGTAGAGAATAAGTGATCTGAAAAAGGTGTATCAGtatgacatgaaaaaaaaaaaaaaaaaaaattggggtaGGATCTGGGGATGAGCAATAAATTAAGTAGGTGTATTGCAGGACCTGCCATGGGACTTCGTAGACAAACTTTGGAATGAATAAGTGGGTGTTATTGCGTTGGAAGTGCCACAAAAGATGACCATGTGGCACTAATGTAGTTGATAGAAAATTAACTAGTTATCAAACCAATCTCAGCATTTCTTTCAGCCATGGGGTGCAATGCAAGAGGATGAAGATGGTCATCAAATATTGGATAAAGGCATCCAAAATTCTGATTCTAGACTTAATATCTAAGAATGCAAAATGGCTTGTTATTTCCCACTCCCCATGTGCCTTCTCTAACATGTCAGCCTTCCAGTGCACTAATGTTCCCATTAAGAGTGGTTATCACAGAACTGCTTAGAACTTGTAGTAGGCAATCCCTTGGGATATGATCATACACCATCATCTTTCTTGCTTCATTTTAGAGACCATAACCATGAGGCAGATTGCATGACACATATTCAAAGGCTCTACTGGCCATCTGTTATCCAAGAAAACTCTTATTCATCCTGAAGGTGAAATAAACACTATTTAACAAGATAATTACCACCATCCATATGCCGGGCTGGAAAATTACCGGTCTCTTGTTCTATCCCCAAAGTCACACACACTTCAGGACCATCAGTTACAGCTTCACGAGGGTTTGCTGAACATAAACTAATAACTTGTGACCTTGCAGACCCCGTGACAGCCTTAAAAGTCCCCCGATACAAGCTGGAAGTGGCCAGGTGTTTGCAAGTTAGGGCGGCAAGTTTGCCCGCCAACGAGCCTGACCCCCCACCTGCCTCCCTGCCTCTACCACGCTTGCCATCTTTGATTTA contains the following coding sequences:
- the LOC126997988 gene encoding G1/S-specific cyclin-E-like; this translates as MSQVQRRLKNGSLTSRTKPAILRSRKRKQSENEDDRQVKHPRVDPSDMPEPLGDVTSSLNVDKERSSTSEGAVPENWLKFRVLTCIPMPQLTRKLPLPKLGWADQGQVWALMCRKDKMYPRCPNYLSKHPSLQARMRAILLDWLTEVCEVFNFHRESYYLATDYIDRYLACTEDVPKQQLQLIGITCLFISAKIEEIYPRNLSEFAYVTDGACLENEILEKELVILKKLNWDLSPITSNNWLSTYIQLAHDLAQPDAMEGKEDDDHGFVFPRYSPLTFVQVARLLDLCTLEISSLSFTSSMIAATAMCHIMTPQLATSVSGYSLEDLKECYDWMAAFAITVHEMGPVQLKTFNKVAQDDMHNIQTHSVDLETLERAQVRLTQIRSSSSRKSPEVSEVPVAMLTPPKTDEKARMVVEYSG